The window ATGACGCAGATATCGTTTTAGTCGATTTGGAAAACTATCGCCCCGTTCTGCGAGAGGAACTGCAAACCAAATGCGGCTGGAGTCCTTTTGAAGGGTGGGATTTGACGGGATGGGCGCAATATACCATTGTGGGGGGTCAAGTGGTTTACGATCGCGGAAAACTCGACACAACGGTACGAGGAACTGCTTTATCCTTCTCCTGAGCTACAGACTTGTGGGGTCTCGGCGAGCAATTAAACGTCCTTGAGCGTCGTAGTCAAAGCTCGTTGTTCCCCATTCGTCGATGATGCTGACCACCTGACCGTCGGGAGTATAGGCGTATTGGATGTTTACATCGTCGGGTAGAATCTTATCTTCCAAGCGATTCTGCTCGCCGTAAACGAACTGAATGGTTTCGCCATTGAAGTCGGTGGTCTTAACCTACCCTTGACATTCAAGACAATCGCTACTACTCTATCGACTTGAGTTTGGGATAAACCGAAGCTCTCATTCCGAGGAAGTTTACGGAAAAACTCTGAGAAAAAAGCAAGATGGAAATTCAAAAGTTTTCGCATCAAGAATTTGAATCTCGCGGATTAGACACGGACCAAGCCCAAAAGCTTGCCGATGAATTATCTGTGTGTGTTCACAAAAAGTTGCATAAAGTGGCAGAAAAAAAATTCTTGGAAATTATTAGAAAATTGAATTCAGAAGGGCATAGATTGATGTTGTATGAAAATATTTTTCATGAAAAATCTAGTTGTATTGCTTATCGAGATGACTTTGAAGATGATGAAAGCTACCACTGTAAACTAAGAGTTGCTATCGATCTGTTTGTTTATTCTGGGTATTCACACCTTATTTCCAACGAAAAAATGGAAGAAGAATGATTGAAAATTAACCAATATCGCACAAAAATAAACCATGAATTATCAAAAATTTTCTTCTTTTGAATTTGAAAATGCTTTAGAAGATAAAGAAGACATCAAGAAAAAAAGTTTTTCTCTTGAACAAAAAATAATAAAAGAAATTGATAAGGTAGTTCAAATAGAGTTCAGAAAAATAGTAGAAGAACTTAATCGAAACGGACATGACTTAAAGCCTTATAGACAATTCCTTCCGTTTCCGACAAAAGGAGATGCTCAATATCGTG is drawn from Lusitaniella coriacea LEGE 07157 and contains these coding sequences:
- a CDS encoding RHS repeat domain-containing protein, giving the protein MEDKILPDDVNIQYAYTPDGQVVSIIDEWGTTSFDYDAQGRLIARRDPTSL